In the Helianthus annuus cultivar XRQ/B chromosome 11, HanXRQr2.0-SUNRISE, whole genome shotgun sequence genome, one interval contains:
- the LOC110889037 gene encoding cell division control protein 48 homolog C, which produces MVKQTLDVHNNNDKKRKLTANYEEDDDVMSQSSASKKAKKIEIKGRGIELQTEPSELESSSTHTVLSFENESQQFEPGFDFTKSMLRNKYSGSTIRKNIELEPMVKAGSRKSNNNGPRFDDIGGMDDVLDQLEMEVIVPLLRPDLYPSLGLRATAGVLLHGPPGCGKTLLARAIANESGASFYKISAPELVSGVSGESEENIRELFSKANRTAPSIVFIDEIDAIASKRENLQREMEKRIVTQLMTCMDESHRTSEPDDTLETTEMPNGKPGYVLVIGATNRPDALDPALRRPGRFDLEISLGPPNEDTRYKILSVLTRDKKLEGDFDLMKIARSTPGFVGVDLDRLVNTAGGLAIRRVFYKRKLELPTESTNAIQNKNWLKKPWTHEEHASYRITTSDFEAAAKLVQPSSKREGFTSIPNVKWEDIGGLHSLRREFYTHIISRIKYPDECEDIKDDLETGFLLYGPPGCGKTLIAQAVANEAGANFIHIKGPELLNKYVGESELALRTHFSRARTCSPCILFFDEVDAITTKRETDGNWVATRVVHQFLTELDGGDQRKGVYVIGATNKPDAVDSALLRPGRFGENMYVPLPNQDERVLILKALSKNRRLDADVDLIAIAQRCANFSGADLSKLMKKASLAAHEERISKIIAAGHEGTSLGDTRHIIKRKLPF; this is translated from the exons ATGGTGAAACAAACACTAGATGTTCATAACAACAACGACAAGAAGCGGAAATTAACTGCTAACTATGAAGAAGACGATGACGTTATGTCACAGTCTTCAGCAAGCAAAAAAGCGAAGAAAATTGAAATTAAGGGTAGAGGAATTGAGCTACAAACAGAACCATCAGAACTGGAATCGAGTAGTACACATACGGTTTTGTCTTTCGAGAATGAGAGCCAGCAATTCGAGCCGGGGTTTGATTTTACTAAATCAATGCTGCGAAACAAATACAGCGGGTCAACAATACGTAAAAATATAGAGTTAGAGCCCATGGTAAAAGCCGGGTCAAGGAAATCGAATAACAACGGGCCAAGGTTTGATGACATTGGTGGTATGGATGATGTGTTGGATCAGCTGGAAATGGAGGTGATTGTTCCTTTGCTTCGTCCGGATCTTTATCCAAGCCTCGGGCTAAGAGCGACGGCTGGTGTTTTGTTACATGGGCCGCCTGGGTGTGGAAAGACGCTACTAGCTCGTGCCATTGCTAATGAGTCCGGGGCTTCGTTTTATAAGATTTCGGCCCCTGAGTTGGTCTCCGGTGTATCAG GTGAATCTGAAGAGAATATAAGAGAGCTATTTTCAAAAGCAAACAGGACTGCACCATCTATAGTTTTCATTGACGAGATTGATGCAATTGCTTCAAAAAGAGAAAACCTTCAAAGGGAGATGGAAAAAAGAATCGTGACACAACTAATGACGTGTATGGATGAATCTCATAGGACATCTGAACCAGATGACACTTTAGAAACCACAGAAATGCCAAATGGCAAACCGGGATATGTTTTGGTGATTGGTGCTACCAATAGACCTGATGCGCTCGACCCAGCGTTAAGAAGACCAGGACGTTTTGATTTGGAAATCAGTTTAGGTCCTCCAAATGAAGATACAAGATACAAGATTCTTTCTGTGCTTACACGAGATAAAAAACTTGAAGGTGATTTTGACCTGATGAAAATTGCGAGGTCAACTCCTGGTTTTGTTGGAGTCGATTTAGATCGTTTGGTGAACACAGCTGGTGGCCTTGCTATAAGGAGAGTGTTTTATAAAAGAAAGTTGGAACTTCCTACAGAAAGTACAAACGCCATACAAAATAAAAACTGGTTGAAGAAGCCATGGACTCATGAAGAGCATGCCAGCTATAGGATCACAACGTCTGATTTTGAG GCAGCTGCCAAGCTGGTTCAACCCTCTTCTAAAAGAGAAGGGTTCACGAGCATTCCAAATGTCAAATGGGAAGACATTGGAGGTCTTCATTCGCTTAGAAGGGAGTTTTACACTCACATTATCAGCCGTATAAAATATCCTGATGAGTGTGAG GATATCAAAGATGATTTGGAGACGGGGTTTTTGCTTTATGGACCTCCTGGTTGTGGAAAAACATTGATTGCCCAAGCTGTTGCTAACGAAGCAGGAGCAAATTTTATACACATTAAG GGCCCTGAGCTTCTGAACAAATACGTCGGCGAGAGTGAATTGGCATTGCGGACTCATTTCAGTCGCGCAAGGACATGTTCTCCATGCATATTATTCTTTGATGAG GTAGATGCTATTACAACTAAGCGTGAAACTGACGGGAATTGGGTTGCCACTCGAGTTGTACACCAG TTCTTGACAGAGCTAGATGGTGGTGATCAACGTAAGGGAGTTTACGTAATTGGTGCTACCAACAA ACCAGATGCGGTAGACTCAGCACTCTTACGGCCCGGAAGGTTTGGGGAAAACATGTATGTCCCTCTGCCAAACCAAGACGAGCGTGTGTTGATCTTAAAAGCTCTTTCTAAGAATAGGCGATTAGATGCTGATGTGGACTTGATTGCTATTGCTCAGAGATGTGCAAATTTCAGTGGAGCAGATCTTTCAAAActg ATGAAGAAAGCTTCATTGGctgctcatgaagaaagaattagTAAAATTATAGCTGCCGGTCATGAAGGGACATCTCTAGGTGACACCCGACATATTATTAAGAGAAAATTACCATTTTAG